TGAAAAATTCTCCGAGAAGATGCGCTCCAACATGGAAAAGAAATTCGATCTGATCATGCGCCAGGGCTATGGCACGGCCGACGTCGGCTGCATCGGCTATGAATGCTTCCACAAAAACGGCCTGCACATCGCCAACCGGGCCTACGTCGAAATCTGCCATCCGGACACGGGCATTCCGCTCAAGGACGGCGAAGTCGGCGAGATCGTGGTCACGGCCTTCAACAAGACCTACCCGCTCATTCGTCTGGCCACGGGCGATTTGTCCTATATCGACCGCGCACCGTGCGCCTGCGGCCGGACCTCCCCGCGCCTGGGCAATATCGTCGGCCGCGTGGACACCACGGCCCGCATCAAGGGCATGTTCGTGTACCCGCACCAGGTCGAACAGGTCATTTCCGTGTTCGAGGAAATCAAACGCTGGCAGATCGAGGTCACCAACCCCGGCGGCATCGACGAGATGACGCTCTTGAT
This Deltaproteobacteria bacterium DNA region includes the following protein-coding sequences:
- a CDS encoding phenylacetate--CoA ligase family protein — translated: EKFSEKMRSNMEKKFDLIMRQGYGTADVGCIGYECFHKNGLHIANRAYVEICHPDTGIPLKDGEVGEIVVTAFNKTYPLIRLATGDLSYIDRAPCACGRTSPRLGNIVGRVDTTARIKGMFVYPHQVEQVISVFEEIKRWQIEVTNPGGIDEMTLLIEASSFKREEELLHMFREKIKIRPALKILTPGTLPPQIRFIEDKRNWD